One genomic segment of bacterium includes these proteins:
- the cofC gene encoding 2-phospho-L-lactate guanylyltransferase encodes MRLAAAVPVKDFTRAKKRLRSRFSDAEVERILRALLADVLDALKSAKHIDRVLVLTDDPAVADAAREAGARVRERKPDPGLNPVIDEAAADLEAQGYDGMLVVLGDLPLLKGADIDAMIDASGDYPVVIAPAADEGTALLLRRPPTRIPARFGPESSRAHQIAAQEAGCEALWYTAMPESTRVDLDTPDDAVRLIATAVPCRTREILRELLS; translated from the coding sequence ATGAGACTGGCTGCCGCGGTTCCGGTCAAGGATTTCACGCGCGCCAAGAAGCGCCTGCGCTCGCGCTTCAGCGACGCGGAAGTCGAACGCATCCTTCGAGCGTTGCTTGCAGATGTGCTCGACGCGCTCAAGTCCGCAAAACATATCGATCGCGTGCTGGTGCTGACCGACGATCCGGCCGTCGCCGATGCCGCGCGGGAAGCCGGAGCCCGGGTGCGCGAACGCAAGCCCGACCCCGGTCTGAACCCGGTGATCGACGAAGCGGCGGCGGATCTCGAAGCTCAGGGCTACGACGGGATGCTCGTGGTCCTGGGCGATCTTCCCCTGCTGAAGGGCGCGGACATCGATGCGATGATCGATGCGAGTGGGGACTACCCGGTGGTCATCGCACCGGCCGCCGATGAAGGGACCGCCCTCCTCCTGCGGCGTCCGCCCACGCGCATCCCCGCGCGCTTCGGTCCCGAGAGCAGTCGCGCACATCAGATCGCCGCGCAGGAAGCCGGTTGCGAAGCGCTCTGGTACACGGCGATGCCCGAGTCGACGCGAGTCGACCTCGACACGCCCGATGACGCGGTACGCCTGATCGCCACCGCCGTGCCGTGTCGCACGCGCGAAATCCTGCGCGAGTTGCTGTCCTGA